A single region of the Dyella humicola genome encodes:
- a CDS encoding DUF1820 family protein produces the protein MRNKKLYKVTFLHLGKCYELYARHVASSSLWGFTEVGELVFEPVGEGLLVDPTEERLREEFKDTHVLHLPMQSVVRIEEVESKGALVIRDASDGQKITPFPMPPRNR, from the coding sequence ATGCGTAACAAGAAACTCTACAAAGTGACCTTCCTCCATCTGGGCAAGTGCTACGAGCTCTACGCTCGCCACGTGGCGTCCAGCAGCCTTTGGGGATTCACCGAAGTGGGCGAGCTGGTGTTCGAGCCGGTCGGTGAGGGCTTGTTGGTCGACCCGACCGAAGAGCGTTTGCGCGAGGAGTTCAAGGACACTCACGTGCTTCATCTGCCGATGCAGTCGGTCGTGCGCATCGAAGAGGTTGAGAGCAAGGGCGCGCTGGTCATTCGCGACGCCAGTGACGGGCAGAAGATCACGCCGTTTCCCATGCCGCCCCGGAACCGCTGA
- a CDS encoding glutamine amidotransferase, translated as MKPVLIIRTGRAPDAIRARHGDFPHWFRLGANLSPERVRIIDVEAGETLPAASEVAGALITGSAAMVTERAPWSERTAGWIRDAMDLELPMFGVCYGHQLMSHALGGRVDYLPGGREIGTLPIKLLDAAKHDPLAADLPSEFRAHTTHEQSVLEVPKGATVLASSERDPHHLLRYGANAVSVQFHPEFNADVMRAYIHRKRDAMDKEGFDPHHTFRQVAATPLARRLMRQFSRHHGLAKHG; from the coding sequence ATGAAACCCGTCCTGATCATCCGCACCGGTCGCGCCCCTGATGCCATCCGGGCTCGCCACGGCGATTTTCCACACTGGTTCCGCCTGGGCGCCAATCTGTCGCCAGAGCGGGTACGAATCATCGATGTGGAAGCAGGCGAGACACTTCCCGCGGCGTCCGAGGTAGCGGGGGCGCTGATCACGGGCTCGGCCGCCATGGTGACCGAGCGCGCGCCCTGGAGCGAGCGCACCGCGGGCTGGATCCGCGATGCGATGGACCTTGAGCTGCCGATGTTTGGCGTCTGCTATGGCCACCAGCTGATGTCGCACGCACTCGGTGGCCGTGTCGACTACCTGCCGGGTGGACGCGAGATCGGCACGCTACCGATCAAGCTGCTCGATGCCGCCAAGCACGATCCGCTTGCCGCCGATCTGCCGTCCGAATTTCGTGCCCACACCACGCACGAGCAAAGCGTGCTGGAAGTGCCCAAGGGCGCCACCGTGCTGGCCAGCTCGGAGCGCGACCCGCACCACTTGCTTCGTTATGGCGCGAACGCCGTCAGCGTGCAGTTCCATCCCGAGTTCAACGCCGACGTCATGCGCGCGTATATCCATCGCAAGCGCGATGCCATGGACAAGGAAGGCTTCGATCCGCATCACACGTTCCGCCAGGTGGCAGCGACCCCGCTGGCACGCCGGCTGATGCGGCAGTTCTCCCGGCACCATGGGCTCGCCAAACACGGGTAA
- a CDS encoding GspE/PulE family protein: MVASPQSASLLGRRGRLELDELLATLVVDGYLLAEDAKLVRMGARSGRSTVELHPLVLVANAKLPNQREPGRPLGLEALTEWLAGQASLPYLKIDPMKINAAAVTQVVSHAYAQRHRILPVGVAPGEVTFATCEPFDAAWAKDLAQMIRRDVRRVVSNPLDINRYLLEFYGVQRSIQLAQDAKGSGYDSSAILNFEQLVELGKGGEIGADDRHVVHIVDWLLQYAFEQRASDIHLEPRRDAGRMRFRIDGVMHKVFELPPPVMTAVTARIKILSRMDVAEKRRPQDGRIKTRSSSGREVELRISTMPTAFGEKVVMRIFDPDLVAKDFGQLGFSAEEGAIWRSMVERPHGIVLVTGPTGSGKTTTLYSTLRHLATPELNVCTVEDPIEMVSPEFNQMQVQAAIDLDFATGVRTLLRQDPDIIMVGEIRDLETAQMAVQASLTGHLVLSTLHTNDAPSAVTRLLDLGVPHYLIQSTLTGVVAQRLVRTLCAHCKQETTQDPHEWTALTHGWSIPLPEKVFKPLGCLECRNTGFMGRTGIYEMMQLSSRLRGLISSQLDLGHFGHAALAEGMTPLRISAAAQVARGVTTVQEVLHVIPPIEHSSV; the protein is encoded by the coding sequence ATGGTCGCTTCACCGCAATCCGCGTCCCTGCTCGGTCGCCGTGGCCGACTGGAACTGGACGAGCTGCTGGCAACGCTGGTGGTCGATGGCTACCTGCTTGCCGAGGACGCCAAGCTGGTGCGCATGGGCGCACGCAGCGGCCGCAGCACGGTGGAGCTGCATCCGCTGGTACTGGTGGCCAACGCGAAGCTGCCCAATCAACGGGAGCCGGGCCGCCCCCTGGGTCTCGAAGCCTTGACGGAATGGCTGGCCGGCCAGGCCAGCCTGCCCTACCTCAAGATCGATCCGATGAAGATCAACGCGGCTGCGGTGACCCAGGTGGTCAGCCATGCCTACGCGCAGCGGCATCGCATCCTGCCGGTTGGCGTTGCGCCGGGCGAGGTCACGTTCGCCACCTGCGAACCGTTCGACGCCGCCTGGGCCAAGGATCTGGCCCAGATGATTCGGCGGGACGTGCGGCGGGTGGTGTCCAATCCGCTGGACATCAACCGCTACCTGCTGGAGTTCTACGGCGTCCAGCGCTCGATCCAGCTGGCGCAGGACGCCAAGGGCTCTGGCTACGACTCTTCCGCCATCCTCAATTTCGAGCAGTTGGTGGAGCTGGGCAAGGGCGGCGAAATCGGCGCGGACGATCGCCATGTCGTGCATATCGTCGACTGGCTGCTGCAATACGCTTTCGAGCAGCGCGCATCGGACATTCACCTGGAGCCGCGACGCGACGCTGGCCGCATGCGTTTCCGCATCGACGGCGTGATGCACAAGGTATTCGAACTGCCGCCGCCCGTGATGACGGCCGTCACCGCGCGCATCAAGATCCTTTCGCGCATGGACGTGGCGGAAAAGCGCAGGCCGCAGGATGGCCGCATCAAGACCCGTTCGTCATCGGGTCGCGAGGTGGAACTGCGTATCTCGACCATGCCCACCGCGTTCGGCGAGAAGGTGGTGATGCGTATTTTCGACCCGGATCTGGTGGCCAAGGATTTCGGGCAATTGGGCTTTTCCGCCGAAGAAGGCGCCATCTGGCGCTCGATGGTGGAACGCCCACACGGCATCGTGCTGGTGACCGGACCGACCGGTTCCGGCAAGACCACCACGCTGTATTCGACGCTCAGGCACCTGGCCACGCCCGAACTTAACGTGTGCACGGTGGAAGACCCGATCGAGATGGTCTCGCCCGAGTTCAACCAGATGCAGGTGCAGGCGGCGATCGATCTCGATTTCGCCACGGGCGTGCGGACCCTGCTACGGCAGGACCCAGACATCATCATGGTCGGCGAAATTCGCGACCTGGAAACCGCGCAGATGGCGGTGCAGGCCTCGCTCACCGGCCATTTGGTGCTGTCGACGCTACATACCAACGATGCACCCAGTGCGGTCACCCGTCTGCTGGATTTGGGTGTGCCGCACTATCTGATTCAGTCCACGCTTACCGGCGTGGTGGCACAGCGTCTGGTGCGCACGCTGTGTGCGCACTGCAAACAGGAAACGACGCAGGATCCGCACGAGTGGACAGCGTTGACCCATGGCTGGTCCATTCCGTTGCCCGAAAAGGTCTTCAAGCCGCTCGGTTGCCTGGAATGCCGCAACACCGGCTTCATGGGGCGCACCGGCATTTACGAAATGATGCAGTTGTCCTCGCGCCTGCGCGGCCTTATCTCTTCACAACTTGATCTTGGGCATTTCGGTCATGCCGCGCTCGCCGAAGGCATGACTCCATTGCGCATTTCCGCTGCCGCACAGGTCGCGCGCGGCGTGACTACCGTGCAGGAAGTACTCCACGTGATCCCGCCGATCGAACACAGTTCAGTTTGA
- the glyQ gene encoding glycine--tRNA ligase subunit alpha: MSARTFQDVIQTLNRYWAAQGCVLLQPLDTEVGAGTFHPATFLRSLGPEPWAAAYVQPSRRPTDGRYGQNPNRLQHYYQYQVVMKPNPDNILDLYIGSLKELGLDPLVHDLRFVEDNWESPTLGAWGLGWEVWLNGMEVTQFTYFQQAGGLECRPVTGEITYGLERLAMYLQNVDNVYDLIWTEGPRGTVTYGDVFHQNEVEQSTYNFEHANVPELLRWFDVCEGEANKLIAAGLPLPAYEQVMKASHTFNLLDARRAISVTERQRYILRVRTLARSVAEAYVGQREKLGFPGLKRNVKEQAA; this comes from the coding sequence ATGTCCGCGCGCACCTTCCAGGATGTGATCCAGACCCTGAACCGCTATTGGGCGGCCCAGGGTTGTGTCTTGCTGCAGCCCCTCGATACCGAGGTCGGTGCTGGCACCTTCCACCCCGCAACCTTCCTGCGCTCACTCGGTCCGGAGCCGTGGGCCGCTGCCTATGTGCAGCCCTCGCGCCGACCGACCGACGGCCGCTACGGCCAGAATCCGAACCGCCTGCAGCATTACTACCAGTATCAGGTGGTGATGAAGCCCAATCCGGACAACATCCTGGATCTGTACATCGGTTCGCTGAAGGAGCTGGGGCTTGACCCACTGGTGCATGACTTGCGCTTCGTCGAGGACAACTGGGAATCACCCACCTTGGGTGCCTGGGGCCTGGGCTGGGAAGTCTGGCTCAATGGCATGGAAGTCACCCAGTTCACCTACTTCCAGCAGGCCGGTGGCCTGGAATGCCGTCCCGTGACAGGTGAGATCACCTACGGTCTCGAGCGCCTGGCGATGTACCTGCAGAACGTCGACAACGTCTACGACCTGATCTGGACCGAAGGCCCGCGCGGCACGGTCACCTACGGCGACGTGTTCCATCAGAACGAAGTGGAGCAGAGCACCTACAACTTCGAGCACGCCAATGTGCCCGAGCTGCTCCGTTGGTTCGACGTCTGCGAGGGCGAGGCGAACAAGTTGATCGCCGCCGGGCTGCCGCTGCCTGCCTATGAGCAGGTGATGAAGGCCAGTCACACGTTCAATCTGCTCGATGCGCGCCGTGCCATCAGTGTGACCGAGCGCCAGCGTTACATCCTGCGCGTACGCACACTGGCCCGCAGCGTGGCCGAGGCGTATGTGGGGCAGCGCGAGAAGCTCGGTTTTCCGGGCCTTAAAAGGAACGTGAAGGAGCAGGCTGCATGA
- the glyS gene encoding glycine--tRNA ligase subunit beta, whose translation MSAASKPLLIELGTEELPPKALDELAAAFLRGICDGLAKRGVGGALDVARSYASPRRLAVYIPDVAVNQPEQTIERRGPAVNAALDANGQPGKALLGFAQSCGVTVEQLEKLETDKGSWFVFRATKPGQPVAALLPEIVDEALKGLPIPKPMRWGDHDYSFVRPVHWLVMLHGADIIDGKVLGLTSGRKSRGHRFMHPQPLHVVDADSWLDGMRSAKVLADPFERRQKIRDEVARVSKETGGVPRLDDALLDEIANLTEWPVAIACTFEREFLAVPPEALVTTMETNQKFVPVFDADGKLTEHFIGVANIDSKQPSEIRKGYERVIRPRFADAKFFWDEDLKTPLAGYQDQLKNVTYQQSLGSLWDKSIRVAELARIIANRVDVDAGEATRAAALSKCDLLTRMVGEFPELQGVMGRYYAAHHGETPEVAQALDSYYQPRFAGDAIAAGKVGRVLAVADRLDTLAGIFAVGLKPSGNKDPFALRRAALGLARTLVEGGLELDLRGSFVEALELLPEAALAAGLKPGKDGKAPLLDAGKRRAALVDELYDFVLERLRGYYAEQGFTGEQFEAVLAVTPASLVDFDRRLRAVAEFGRRPEALSLAAANKRVANILRKQAEETGAPSVGATVDAAHFEADAERALAAALDGARADTAAPLQAGDYAAVLTRLAQLQAPVDAFFDSVLVNAENPAVRANRLALLGQLKAQFGAIADIARL comes from the coding sequence ATGAGCGCCGCCAGCAAGCCATTGTTGATCGAACTGGGTACGGAAGAACTGCCGCCCAAGGCGCTGGACGAACTTGCCGCGGCCTTTCTGCGCGGCATCTGCGATGGCCTCGCCAAGCGTGGTGTTGGCGGCGCGCTGGATGTCGCCAGGTCCTATGCATCGCCACGGCGTTTGGCCGTCTATATCCCGGATGTGGCGGTGAACCAGCCGGAGCAAACCATCGAACGTCGTGGCCCGGCGGTCAACGCCGCCCTCGACGCTAATGGCCAGCCTGGCAAGGCCCTGCTGGGTTTTGCGCAGTCCTGCGGTGTGACGGTCGAGCAGCTGGAAAAGCTCGAAACCGACAAGGGTTCCTGGTTCGTTTTCCGCGCCACCAAGCCCGGTCAGCCCGTGGCTGCGTTGCTGCCTGAGATCGTGGATGAGGCGCTCAAGGGCCTACCTATCCCCAAGCCGATGCGCTGGGGCGACCACGACTATAGCTTCGTGCGTCCCGTGCATTGGCTGGTGATGCTGCATGGCGCCGATATCATCGATGGCAAGGTGCTTGGCCTTACCAGTGGGCGCAAGTCACGTGGTCATCGCTTCATGCATCCGCAGCCGTTGCACGTGGTCGATGCCGACAGCTGGCTGGACGGCATGCGTTCGGCCAAGGTGCTGGCCGATCCGTTCGAGCGGCGCCAGAAGATTCGCGATGAAGTGGCGCGTGTTTCGAAAGAAACCGGTGGCGTGCCGCGGCTCGATGACGCGCTGCTCGACGAAATCGCCAACCTTACCGAATGGCCGGTTGCCATCGCCTGTACCTTCGAGCGCGAATTCCTCGCGGTGCCGCCAGAAGCATTGGTCACCACGATGGAGACCAACCAGAAATTCGTGCCGGTGTTCGATGCGGACGGCAAGCTCACTGAACATTTCATCGGCGTTGCCAATATCGACAGCAAGCAGCCCAGCGAAATTCGCAAAGGCTACGAGCGCGTGATCCGTCCGCGTTTTGCCGATGCGAAGTTCTTCTGGGACGAGGACCTGAAGACACCACTTGCTGGCTACCAGGACCAGCTCAAGAACGTCACCTATCAACAGTCGCTGGGCAGCCTGTGGGACAAGAGCATTCGCGTGGCCGAGCTGGCACGCATCATCGCCAACCGTGTCGATGTCGACGCCGGCGAAGCGACGCGTGCGGCTGCGCTCAGCAAGTGCGATCTGCTCACGCGCATGGTCGGTGAGTTCCCCGAGCTGCAAGGCGTGATGGGTCGTTACTACGCCGCCCATCATGGCGAAACGCCGGAAGTGGCCCAGGCGCTCGACAGCTACTACCAGCCGCGCTTTGCCGGTGACGCCATTGCCGCGGGCAAGGTGGGGCGCGTGCTTGCCGTCGCTGATCGCCTCGACACGCTCGCCGGCATCTTCGCCGTGGGCCTCAAGCCCAGCGGTAATAAGGATCCGTTCGCGCTGCGCCGCGCCGCGCTGGGTCTGGCGCGTACGCTGGTCGAAGGCGGTCTCGAACTCGACCTGCGCGGCAGTTTCGTCGAAGCGTTGGAGCTGTTGCCGGAAGCTGCCCTGGCGGCCGGCCTCAAGCCTGGCAAGGACGGCAAGGCTCCGCTGCTGGATGCGGGCAAGCGCCGTGCGGCCCTGGTCGACGAGCTGTATGACTTCGTACTGGAGCGTCTGCGCGGTTATTACGCCGAGCAGGGCTTCACCGGCGAACAGTTCGAAGCGGTCCTGGCGGTGACGCCGGCCAGCCTGGTCGACTTCGATCGGCGACTGCGCGCCGTCGCTGAATTTGGCCGGCGCCCGGAAGCACTGAGCCTGGCAGCGGCGAACAAGCGTGTGGCGAACATCTTGCGCAAGCAAGCGGAAGAGACGGGCGCGCCAAGCGTGGGTGCCACGGTCGATGCCGCCCATTTCGAAGCCGACGCTGAGCGTGCCTTGGCTGCGGCGCTCGATGGCGCACGTGCGGATACCGCCGCTCCGCTGCAGGCAGGCGACTATGCGGCCGTACTCACGCGGCTCGCGCAGCTGCAGGCTCCGGTGGATGCGTTCTTTGACAGCGTGCTGGTCAATGCGGAAAACCCGGCCGTGCGAGCGAATCGCCTGGCCTTGCTTGGCCAGCTCAAGGCGCAGTTCGGCGCGATTGCGGATATCGCGCGCCTTTAG
- a CDS encoding helix-turn-helix domain-containing protein, whose amino-acid sequence MNMQKFTSPETAGTFADRIKVLIQRVGSVTEIARMCGFSEGVVRSWRDGNTDPSRARCVTLAKTLGISLVWLVAGEGSIQTDAITSGEDQPNAESTANRHRTKLRTAADTLHASGMAMDPQRLNTALRILQSELDLAESHLTLADNADMLADLYDILGPGGADVDATAMVAFTHRLAERVKRGRQVIG is encoded by the coding sequence ATGAACATGCAAAAATTTACGTCACCCGAAACGGCAGGCACCTTCGCCGATCGCATCAAAGTGCTGATCCAACGCGTAGGCAGCGTCACCGAGATCGCCCGAATGTGCGGTTTCTCCGAGGGCGTGGTGCGCAGCTGGCGCGACGGCAACACCGATCCTTCGCGCGCCCGCTGCGTGACGCTCGCGAAGACGCTGGGCATTTCGCTGGTATGGCTGGTCGCCGGTGAGGGTTCGATCCAGACGGATGCGATCACCTCGGGAGAAGATCAGCCGAATGCGGAATCCACGGCCAACCGTCATCGCACCAAGCTGCGTACCGCCGCCGACACCCTGCACGCCAGCGGCATGGCCATGGATCCGCAGCGCCTGAATACCGCGCTGCGCATCCTGCAGTCGGAACTGGACTTGGCCGAAAGCCACCTGACTCTGGCTGACAACGCCGACATGCTGGCTGATCTCTACGACATCCTTGGCCCGGGTGGTGCGGATGTCGATGCAACGGCGATGGTGGCCTTTACTCACCGCCTTGCCGAACGGGTCAAGCGCGGTCGCCAGGTGATTGGCTAA
- a CDS encoding YbaY family lipoprotein, translating into MRRLVWSLMSVAALALAGCSNSSDSSQTANQGGATAPATTPAAANAVTGTVTLRDAATVSAAAKLELTLVDVSNADATPLATKTVDSANTFPLSFSLEFKPNDVNPAGMYVVKAVLVDGDRHYTPPLQAQVLTKGAPSQVSIQLVAEQTAGEKEFAAFTAVQKQIGGMKISSGTKLEANVSRGWQVFREAGEVKFIREQVDFGDKGFTSTDYAFKDGKPWVVVQQKKASKDAKPTSTERAAWSQDGTLVLKTSEAGGKTSPLGDDAAADLQKQALAILNLATGGKGK; encoded by the coding sequence ATGCGCAGGTTGGTTTGGTCGCTGATGTCGGTCGCTGCACTGGCTCTCGCCGGTTGCAGTAATTCTTCGGACTCATCGCAGACCGCGAACCAGGGCGGTGCGACGGCTCCCGCCACTACGCCTGCCGCGGCCAACGCGGTCACTGGCACGGTGACGCTGCGCGACGCCGCCACCGTATCGGCAGCGGCCAAGCTCGAGCTGACCCTGGTGGATGTGTCGAACGCGGACGCTACTCCGCTGGCGACTAAGACGGTCGATTCGGCCAACACCTTCCCGCTGTCGTTCTCGCTTGAGTTCAAGCCCAACGACGTGAATCCGGCAGGCATGTATGTGGTGAAAGCGGTGCTGGTCGATGGCGACCGTCATTACACGCCGCCGTTGCAGGCTCAGGTATTGACCAAGGGCGCACCGAGCCAGGTGAGCATCCAGCTGGTGGCCGAGCAGACTGCGGGCGAGAAGGAATTCGCTGCCTTCACCGCCGTGCAGAAGCAGATTGGCGGCATGAAGATCAGCAGTGGTACCAAGCTGGAGGCAAACGTTTCGCGCGGCTGGCAGGTGTTCCGCGAAGCGGGTGAAGTGAAGTTCATCCGTGAGCAGGTGGACTTCGGCGACAAGGGCTTCACCAGCACCGACTATGCGTTCAAGGACGGCAAGCCGTGGGTGGTGGTGCAGCAGAAGAAAGCCAGCAAGGATGCCAAGCCGACGTCGACCGAGCGCGCTGCGTGGAGTCAGGACGGCACGCTGGTGTTGAAGACTTCCGAAGCCGGTGGCAAGACCTCGCCGTTGGGCGATGACGCCGCCGCCGACCTGCAGAAGCAGGCCCTGGCCATTCTGAATCTGGCCACGGGCGGCAAGGGCAAGTAA
- a CDS encoding autotransporter outer membrane beta-barrel domain-containing protein, protein MPRIRTMAGAIAAALIFCTPAFAANAQFDNVIVFGDSLSDAGNISLALNPAIQPPLKFTTNPGSLAVQNVAGHYGISLNPSLIGGSDYAWGGAGVLTNSPGTPSAVPTLTTQVNAYLASGQVDGKALYSIWGGANDIFAAATSVGAAATAQQLIAQTVANQIAYLESQGATAAQIQAATPQITQVVTAQVTQAVLAAAGVSSLQTPDQAQASIAAAAQQEVKLIGQLQAAGVKNILVFNLPNIGATPDGTAQGAAASASLTGLSLVFNGQLNAGLATLGKGIISLDTYSLINEVIANPTAYGFTNVTTPACGVGSSSVMCGPAGSGLPYTWAAGTNMTYLFADGVHPTTGADVVLGQYVLSVLNAPGYASILAEAPLASIAAQNRAIRTQMLADGQGGETRFFANVDYGDQTFDSSSTSPRTSSNNVNLTLGADVRATDNLSAGMAINIGQHNASYTGGGGYKLQDVSGLGYLTYHQAGAYVGGYVDFGSDNFSDIERRIQLGDAQRTQTAKADGNHLGGGVTGGYWFDMSTLRSGPFATVEWQTVKVNGYNEAGNASTAMWFGRQQRDSLLSVVGWRLEGQWQAGNILLKPYAELAWNHDSKADPRDVTAGLNNMPGSFSLAGFSPDKTWGTGDLGVSAQFTHTISGWLGYSGRFEDSSQRYSSVNLGMKYDF, encoded by the coding sequence ATGCCCCGCATTCGCACTATGGCCGGCGCCATCGCCGCCGCACTGATCTTCTGCACCCCCGCATTCGCCGCCAATGCCCAGTTCGACAACGTCATCGTCTTTGGCGATAGCTTGAGCGATGCCGGCAATATCTCGCTGGCGCTTAACCCCGCCATCCAGCCGCCGCTGAAGTTCACCACCAACCCGGGTTCGCTGGCGGTGCAGAACGTGGCCGGCCATTACGGCATTTCACTGAACCCTTCGCTCATTGGCGGCAGCGATTACGCCTGGGGCGGCGCAGGTGTGCTGACCAACTCGCCCGGCACGCCTTCGGCCGTGCCGACCCTCACCACCCAGGTGAACGCCTACCTCGCCAGCGGCCAGGTCGACGGCAAGGCGCTGTACTCGATCTGGGGCGGCGCCAACGACATCTTCGCCGCGGCCACCTCGGTCGGCGCTGCCGCCACGGCGCAACAGCTGATCGCCCAGACCGTGGCCAACCAGATCGCCTATTTGGAAAGCCAGGGCGCGACTGCTGCACAGATCCAGGCAGCCACCCCGCAGATCACCCAGGTGGTGACCGCCCAGGTGACCCAGGCAGTGCTCGCCGCAGCGGGCGTGTCGTCCCTGCAGACCCCGGACCAGGCGCAGGCGTCCATCGCCGCCGCCGCGCAGCAGGAAGTGAAGCTGATCGGCCAGCTGCAGGCTGCCGGCGTGAAGAACATCCTGGTGTTCAACCTGCCCAATATCGGCGCTACCCCGGACGGGACGGCGCAGGGCGCCGCTGCCTCCGCCTCGCTGACCGGCCTCAGCCTGGTCTTCAATGGCCAGCTCAACGCCGGCCTGGCCACGCTGGGCAAGGGCATCATCTCGCTCGATACCTACAGCCTGATCAACGAAGTGATCGCCAACCCGACGGCCTACGGCTTCACCAACGTGACCACGCCGGCCTGTGGCGTCGGCTCCAGCTCGGTGATGTGCGGACCGGCGGGTTCCGGCTTGCCGTACACCTGGGCGGCCGGCACCAACATGACCTATTTGTTCGCCGACGGCGTGCATCCGACTACCGGTGCCGATGTGGTGCTGGGCCAGTACGTGCTCTCGGTGCTCAACGCACCGGGTTACGCGTCCATCCTGGCCGAGGCTCCGCTGGCTTCGATCGCCGCGCAGAACCGCGCCATCCGCACCCAGATGCTGGCTGATGGCCAGGGTGGCGAAACGCGCTTCTTCGCCAACGTCGACTACGGCGACCAGACCTTTGACTCCAGCAGCACCTCGCCCCGCACCAGCAGCAACAACGTCAACCTGACCCTGGGTGCCGATGTGCGCGCCACCGACAACCTCTCGGCTGGCATGGCTATCAATATCGGCCAGCACAACGCCAGCTACACCGGCGGCGGCGGTTATAAGCTGCAGGATGTCTCCGGCCTGGGCTACCTCACCTATCACCAGGCCGGCGCCTACGTGGGTGGTTATGTCGACTTCGGCTCGGACAACTTCTCCGACATCGAGCGTCGCATCCAGCTAGGTGATGCTCAGCGCACCCAGACCGCCAAGGCCGACGGCAACCACCTCGGTGGTGGCGTGACGGGCGGCTACTGGTTCGACATGTCGACCCTGCGCAGCGGCCCGTTCGCCACGGTCGAATGGCAGACGGTCAAGGTGAATGGCTACAACGAAGCCGGCAACGCCAGCACGGCCATGTGGTTCGGCCGCCAGCAGCGCGACTCGCTGCTCTCCGTTGTCGGTTGGCGCCTGGAAGGTCAATGGCAGGCAGGCAACATCCTGCTGAAGCCCTACGCCGAACTGGCCTGGAACCATGACAGCAAGGCCGACCCGCGCGACGTCACGGCCGGTCTCAACAATATGCCTGGCTCCTTCAGCCTGGCCGGCTTCTCGCCCGACAAGACCTGGGGTACGGGTGACCTGGGCGTCAGCGCACAGTTCACCCACACGATCAGCGGCTGGCTCGGTTACAGCGGCCGTTTCGAGGACAGCAGCCAGCGCTACAGCAGCGTGAACCTCGGCATGAAGTACGACTTCTAA